In one window of Sardina pilchardus chromosome 23, fSarPil1.1, whole genome shotgun sequence DNA:
- the trim25l gene encoding E3 ubiquitin/ISG15 ligase TRIM25 isoform X1 codes for MSKLWTEEQFNCPVCLDLPTDPTTIPCGHSYCMDCITDFWDNEKEKNKTPGAFSCPECRQTFSPRPQLSRNTMLAEAMEQVRKGSLSSAARDTIRRAHGASVRANASAKGASAKANGRRGSGGGGQRGGRGSSSGAVPCDQCLSGERDAVKTCLVCMASFCEVHLKPHRTSAKLKGHETIAPTADIADKICAQHKYLQEFYCKPCHMYVCWLCTSNNHKGHDTVSTQAQRTEKQKELEAAQTQNQQRLQERQKELKDMKKVVDTLTRSSDKVQEDVDLVLGELQQSVQKLLDLVGEVMLSSGQEKIGEAQDVVQKLEAEVRQLKKRETASRDLIRSQDNIYFLQKCDALVSPVEESDLGSVSVNPDVTFDWVKGIIRDLRDRVEVMCNVELNNVNQSVFDTEVFTVTKKDDKKAAFLKLFSGIGKPANARAAPTLPSVSVRGLGNAGRRSSEARTQNEPRGNAGRRSSEAQNEPRGNAGRRSSEARTQNEPRAGRGAGTSPRPTRHRQATEDREEDDTWSVSSLQRPRRDERETANTSPQPQRRESRQQIESRDQDDTEISGPTHTSSSSHTPQRQTQDQSDTWSISSMRLNSRQKKETVAAQNTSSAQNGQPQERAVDTWSLSSLLPKDRRRRESQQSERGERWSLSSLLPKNRRKREETGTVRELTPDDPPSSSGLWDAQSTQVNPGLFLDTPTPGTMTSPGFPALREIDLDSIQAPEPRTREDFLQYACVLTLDPCSAHRRLVLSEGNSMATLQPSLQVCADRPERFDGWTQVVCVEPLTAERCYWEVEWRGRGSSLGVALASMPRKGADSRSGLGYNGQSWSLELSDMCCAALHANQKQEVPVTYSPRVGIFLDRPARTLAFYGVDEELAPLHAFRSPALAQPLYAAFGVGCGLGIGLDFASGQFSAQTDSIKICPI; via the exons ATGAGTAAGTTGTGGACGGAGGAGCAGTTCAACTGCCCGGTGTGCCTGGACCTTCCCACGGACCCGACCACCATCCCCTGCGGCCACAGCTACTGCATGGACTGCATCACCGACTTCTGGGACAACGAGAAG gaGAAGAACAAGACCCCGGGAGCGTTCAGCTGCCCCGAGTGTCGCCAGACGTTCTCCCCGCGTCCGCAGCTGAGCCGCAACACCATGCTAGCAGAGGCCATGGAGCAGGTGCGCAAAGGCAGCCTCTCTAGCGCCGCGCGAGACACCATCCGCAGAGCCCACGGAGCTAGCGTCCGAGCTAACGCCAGCGCTAAGGGCGCTAGCGCTAAAGCTAACGGGCGgcgcggcagcggcggcggcgggcagcGAGGAGGTCGGGGGTCGTCGTCGGGCGCGGTGCCCTGCGACCAGTGTCTGAGCGGCGAGCGCGACGCGGTCAAGACGTGCCTGGTGTGCATGGCGTCGTTCTGCGAGGTGCACCTGAAGCCCCACCGCACCAGCGCCAAGCTGAAGGGGCACGAGACGATCGCGCCCACCGCCGACATCGCCGACAAGATCTGCGCCCAGCACAAGTACCTGCAGGAGTTCTACTGCAAGCCCTGCCACATGTACGTGTGCTGGCTCTGCACCAGCAACAACCACAAGGGACACGACACCGTGTCCACACAGGCACAGCGCACAGAGaaacag AAAGAGTTGGAGGCGGCCCAAACGCAGAATCAGCAGCGGCtgcaggagagacagaaggagctGAAGGACATGAAGAAAGTAGTGGACACACTCACG cgcTCCTCTGATAAGGTGCAGGAGGACGTGGACCTGGTCCTGGGGGAGCTCCAGCAGTCGGTGCAGAAGCTGCTGGACCTGGTGGGGGAGGTGATGCTCTCGTCTGGGCAGGAGAAGATAGGCGAGGCCCAGGACGTGGTGCAGAAGCTGGAGGCCGAGGTGCGGCAGCTCAAGAAGAGGGAGACGGCCTCCAGAGACCTGATCCGCTCACAAGACAACATCTACTTCCTGCAG AAGTGTGATGCTCTGGTGTCCCCTGTGGAGGAGAGTGATttggggagtgtgagtgtgaacccAGACGTCACCTTCGACTGGGTCAAGGGCATCATCCGCGACCTCCGGGACAGAGTAGAGGTCATGTGCAACGTGGAGCTCAACAACGTCAACcagtcag TGTTTGATACGGAAGTTTTCACAGTGACAAAGAAAG ATGACAAGAAGGCAGCGTTCCTGAAAC TGTTCTCAGGGATCGGAAAACCAGCAAACGCCAGAG CTGCTCCAACCTTGCCATCAGTGAGTGTGCGAGGTCTAG GAAACGCCGGACGCCGCAGCTCAGAGGCTAGAACTCAAAACGAACcaagag GTAATGCCGGACGACGCAGCTCAGAGGCACAAAATGAACcaagag GTAACGCAGGACGACGCAGCTCAGAGGCTAGGACACAGAACGAACCaagag CGGGCAGAGGAGCTGGAACATCACCCCGTCCTACTCGACACAGACAAGCCACCGAGGACAGAGAAGAAG ATGACACCTGGAGTGTGAGTTCTCTGCAGAGACCAagaagagacgagagagagaccg CTAACACTTCACCACAGCCGCAGAGACGAGAGTCAAGACAACAAATAGAGTCCAGAGACcaag ATGACACGGAAATCagtgggcccacacacacatcatcatcatcacacactccGCAGAGACAAACACAGGATCAGT CTGACACTTGGAGCATCAGTTCAATGAGACTAAATTCACgacagaagaaagagacag TTGCTGCTCAGAACACCAGTTCAGCTCAGAATGGACAGCCACAAGAGAGAGCAg TTGATACGTGGAGTCTGAGTTCATTATTGCCCAAAGACAGGCGTAGGAGAGAGAGCCAGCAAAGTGAAAGAG GTGAACGCTGGAGCTTGAGCTCACTGCTGCCCAAAAACAGACGCAAACGAGAGGAGACAGGAACTG tGCGTGAACTCACCCCAGATgaccctccctcttcctcaggCTTAT GGGACGCCCAATCCACTCAAG tcaatcctGGTCTATTCCTGGACACTCCAACTCCAGGGACGATGACTTCACCAGGCTTCCCAGCTT TGAGGGAGATTGACCTCGACAGCATCCAAGCACCTGAGCCTCGCACCAGAGAGGACTTCCTGcagt acGCCTGTGtgctgacccttgacccctgctCGGCGCATCGTCGGCTGGTGCTGTCGGAGGGCAACTCCATGGCGACGCTGCAGCCCTCCCTCCAGGTGTGTGCCGACCGGCCGGAGCGCTTCGACGGCTGGacgcaggtggtgtgtgtggagccgcTGACCGCCGagcgctgctactgggaggtggagtggagggggCGTGGCTCGTCCCTGGGCGTGGCCTTGGCCTCCATGCCCCGCAAGGGGGCGGACTCTCGCTCGGGGCTGGGCTACAACGGCCAATCGTGGAGCCTGGAGCTGTCGGACATGTGCTGCGCCGCGCTGCACGCCAACCAGAAGCAGGAGGTGCCCGTCACCTACTCGCCGCGCGTGGGCATCTTCCTGGACCGGCCGGCGCGGACGCTGGCGTTCTACGGCGTGGACGAGGAGCTGGCGCCGCTGCACGCGTTCCGATCGCCCGCCCTGGCACAGCCGCTCTACGCCGCCTTCGGCGTCGGCTGCGGACTCGGCATCGGACTGGACTTCGCCAGCGGGCAGTTCAGCGCCCAGACGGACAGCATCAAGATATGCCCCATCTGA
- the trim25l gene encoding E3 ubiquitin/ISG15 ligase TRIM25 isoform X3 encodes MSKLWTEEQFNCPVCLDLPTDPTTIPCGHSYCMDCITDFWDNEKEKNKTPGAFSCPECRQTFSPRPQLSRNTMLAEAMEQVRKGSLSSAARDTIRRAHGASVRANASAKGASAKANGRRGSGGGGQRGGRGSSSGAVPCDQCLSGERDAVKTCLVCMASFCEVHLKPHRTSAKLKGHETIAPTADIADKICAQHKYLQEFYCKPCHMYVCWLCTSNNHKGHDTVSTQAQRTEKQKELEAAQTQNQQRLQERQKELKDMKKVVDTLTRSSDKVQEDVDLVLGELQQSVQKLLDLVGEVMLSSGQEKIGEAQDVVQKLEAEVRQLKKRETASRDLIRSQDNIYFLQKCDALVSPVEESDLGSVSVNPDVTFDWVKGIIRDLRDRVEVMCNVELNNVNQSVFDTEVFTVTKKDDKKAAFLKLFSGIGKPANARAAPTLPSVSVRGLGNAGRRSSEARTQNEPRGNAGRRSSEARTQNEPRAGRGAGTSPRPTRHRQATEDREEDDTWSVSSLQRPRRDERETANTSPQPQRRESRQQIESRDQDDTEISGPTHTSSSSHTPQRQTQDQSDTWSISSMRLNSRQKKETVAAQNTSSAQNGQPQERAVDTWSLSSLLPKDRRRRESQQSERGERWSLSSLLPKNRRKREETGTVRELTPDDPPSSSGLWDAQSTQVNPGLFLDTPTPGTMTSPGFPALREIDLDSIQAPEPRTREDFLQYACVLTLDPCSAHRRLVLSEGNSMATLQPSLQVCADRPERFDGWTQVVCVEPLTAERCYWEVEWRGRGSSLGVALASMPRKGADSRSGLGYNGQSWSLELSDMCCAALHANQKQEVPVTYSPRVGIFLDRPARTLAFYGVDEELAPLHAFRSPALAQPLYAAFGVGCGLGIGLDFASGQFSAQTDSIKICPI; translated from the exons ATGAGTAAGTTGTGGACGGAGGAGCAGTTCAACTGCCCGGTGTGCCTGGACCTTCCCACGGACCCGACCACCATCCCCTGCGGCCACAGCTACTGCATGGACTGCATCACCGACTTCTGGGACAACGAGAAG gaGAAGAACAAGACCCCGGGAGCGTTCAGCTGCCCCGAGTGTCGCCAGACGTTCTCCCCGCGTCCGCAGCTGAGCCGCAACACCATGCTAGCAGAGGCCATGGAGCAGGTGCGCAAAGGCAGCCTCTCTAGCGCCGCGCGAGACACCATCCGCAGAGCCCACGGAGCTAGCGTCCGAGCTAACGCCAGCGCTAAGGGCGCTAGCGCTAAAGCTAACGGGCGgcgcggcagcggcggcggcgggcagcGAGGAGGTCGGGGGTCGTCGTCGGGCGCGGTGCCCTGCGACCAGTGTCTGAGCGGCGAGCGCGACGCGGTCAAGACGTGCCTGGTGTGCATGGCGTCGTTCTGCGAGGTGCACCTGAAGCCCCACCGCACCAGCGCCAAGCTGAAGGGGCACGAGACGATCGCGCCCACCGCCGACATCGCCGACAAGATCTGCGCCCAGCACAAGTACCTGCAGGAGTTCTACTGCAAGCCCTGCCACATGTACGTGTGCTGGCTCTGCACCAGCAACAACCACAAGGGACACGACACCGTGTCCACACAGGCACAGCGCACAGAGaaacag AAAGAGTTGGAGGCGGCCCAAACGCAGAATCAGCAGCGGCtgcaggagagacagaaggagctGAAGGACATGAAGAAAGTAGTGGACACACTCACG cgcTCCTCTGATAAGGTGCAGGAGGACGTGGACCTGGTCCTGGGGGAGCTCCAGCAGTCGGTGCAGAAGCTGCTGGACCTGGTGGGGGAGGTGATGCTCTCGTCTGGGCAGGAGAAGATAGGCGAGGCCCAGGACGTGGTGCAGAAGCTGGAGGCCGAGGTGCGGCAGCTCAAGAAGAGGGAGACGGCCTCCAGAGACCTGATCCGCTCACAAGACAACATCTACTTCCTGCAG AAGTGTGATGCTCTGGTGTCCCCTGTGGAGGAGAGTGATttggggagtgtgagtgtgaacccAGACGTCACCTTCGACTGGGTCAAGGGCATCATCCGCGACCTCCGGGACAGAGTAGAGGTCATGTGCAACGTGGAGCTCAACAACGTCAACcagtcag TGTTTGATACGGAAGTTTTCACAGTGACAAAGAAAG ATGACAAGAAGGCAGCGTTCCTGAAAC TGTTCTCAGGGATCGGAAAACCAGCAAACGCCAGAG CTGCTCCAACCTTGCCATCAGTGAGTGTGCGAGGTCTAG GAAACGCCGGACGCCGCAGCTCAGAGGCTAGAACTCAAAACGAACcaagag GTAACGCAGGACGACGCAGCTCAGAGGCTAGGACACAGAACGAACCaagag CGGGCAGAGGAGCTGGAACATCACCCCGTCCTACTCGACACAGACAAGCCACCGAGGACAGAGAAGAAG ATGACACCTGGAGTGTGAGTTCTCTGCAGAGACCAagaagagacgagagagagaccg CTAACACTTCACCACAGCCGCAGAGACGAGAGTCAAGACAACAAATAGAGTCCAGAGACcaag ATGACACGGAAATCagtgggcccacacacacatcatcatcatcacacactccGCAGAGACAAACACAGGATCAGT CTGACACTTGGAGCATCAGTTCAATGAGACTAAATTCACgacagaagaaagagacag TTGCTGCTCAGAACACCAGTTCAGCTCAGAATGGACAGCCACAAGAGAGAGCAg TTGATACGTGGAGTCTGAGTTCATTATTGCCCAAAGACAGGCGTAGGAGAGAGAGCCAGCAAAGTGAAAGAG GTGAACGCTGGAGCTTGAGCTCACTGCTGCCCAAAAACAGACGCAAACGAGAGGAGACAGGAACTG tGCGTGAACTCACCCCAGATgaccctccctcttcctcaggCTTAT GGGACGCCCAATCCACTCAAG tcaatcctGGTCTATTCCTGGACACTCCAACTCCAGGGACGATGACTTCACCAGGCTTCCCAGCTT TGAGGGAGATTGACCTCGACAGCATCCAAGCACCTGAGCCTCGCACCAGAGAGGACTTCCTGcagt acGCCTGTGtgctgacccttgacccctgctCGGCGCATCGTCGGCTGGTGCTGTCGGAGGGCAACTCCATGGCGACGCTGCAGCCCTCCCTCCAGGTGTGTGCCGACCGGCCGGAGCGCTTCGACGGCTGGacgcaggtggtgtgtgtggagccgcTGACCGCCGagcgctgctactgggaggtggagtggagggggCGTGGCTCGTCCCTGGGCGTGGCCTTGGCCTCCATGCCCCGCAAGGGGGCGGACTCTCGCTCGGGGCTGGGCTACAACGGCCAATCGTGGAGCCTGGAGCTGTCGGACATGTGCTGCGCCGCGCTGCACGCCAACCAGAAGCAGGAGGTGCCCGTCACCTACTCGCCGCGCGTGGGCATCTTCCTGGACCGGCCGGCGCGGACGCTGGCGTTCTACGGCGTGGACGAGGAGCTGGCGCCGCTGCACGCGTTCCGATCGCCCGCCCTGGCACAGCCGCTCTACGCCGCCTTCGGCGTCGGCTGCGGACTCGGCATCGGACTGGACTTCGCCAGCGGGCAGTTCAGCGCCCAGACGGACAGCATCAAGATATGCCCCATCTGA
- the trim25l gene encoding E3 ubiquitin/ISG15 ligase TRIM25 isoform X2, translating to MSKLWTEEQFNCPVCLDLPTDPTTIPCGHSYCMDCITDFWDNEKEKNKTPGAFSCPECRQTFSPRPQLSRNTMLAEAMEQVRKGSLSSAARDTIRRAHGASVRANASAKGASAKANGRRGSGGGGQRGGRGSSSGAVPCDQCLSGERDAVKTCLVCMASFCEVHLKPHRTSAKLKGHETIAPTADIADKICAQHKYLQEFYCKPCHMYVCWLCTSNNHKGHDTVSTQAQRTEKQKELEAAQTQNQQRLQERQKELKDMKKVVDTLTRSSDKVQEDVDLVLGELQQSVQKLLDLVGEVMLSSGQEKIGEAQDVVQKLEAEVRQLKKRETASRDLIRSQDNIYFLQKCDALVSPVEESDLGSVSVNPDVTFDWVKGIIRDLRDRVEVMCNVELNNVNQSVFDTEVFTVTKKDDKKAAFLKLFSGIGKPANARAAPTLPSVSVRGLGNAGRRSSEARTQNEPRGNAGRRSSEAQNEPRGNAGRRSSEARTQNEPRAGRGAGTSPRPTRHRQATEDREEDDTWSVSSLQRPRRDERETANTSPQPQRRESRQQIESRDQDDTEISGPTHTSSSSHTPQRQTQDQSDTWSISSMRLNSRQKKETVAAQNTSSAQNGQPQERAVDTWSLSSLLPKDRRRRESQQSERGERWSLSSLLPKNRRKREETGTVRELTPDDPPSSSGLWDAQSTQVNPGLFLDTPTPGTMTSPGFPALREIDLDSIQAPEPRTREDFLQYACVLTLDPCSAHRRLVLSEGNSMATLQPSLQVCADRPERFDGWTQVVCVEPLTAERCYWEVEWRGRGSSLGVALASMPRKGADSRSGLGYNGQSWSLELSDMCCAALHANQKQEVPVTYSPRVGIFLDRPARTLAFYGVDEELAPLHAFRSPALAQPLYAAFGVGCGLGIGLDFASGQFSAQTDSIKICPI from the exons ATGAGTAAGTTGTGGACGGAGGAGCAGTTCAACTGCCCGGTGTGCCTGGACCTTCCCACGGACCCGACCACCATCCCCTGCGGCCACAGCTACTGCATGGACTGCATCACCGACTTCTGGGACAACGAGAAG gaGAAGAACAAGACCCCGGGAGCGTTCAGCTGCCCCGAGTGTCGCCAGACGTTCTCCCCGCGTCCGCAGCTGAGCCGCAACACCATGCTAGCAGAGGCCATGGAGCAGGTGCGCAAAGGCAGCCTCTCTAGCGCCGCGCGAGACACCATCCGCAGAGCCCACGGAGCTAGCGTCCGAGCTAACGCCAGCGCTAAGGGCGCTAGCGCTAAAGCTAACGGGCGgcgcggcagcggcggcggcgggcagcGAGGAGGTCGGGGGTCGTCGTCGGGCGCGGTGCCCTGCGACCAGTGTCTGAGCGGCGAGCGCGACGCGGTCAAGACGTGCCTGGTGTGCATGGCGTCGTTCTGCGAGGTGCACCTGAAGCCCCACCGCACCAGCGCCAAGCTGAAGGGGCACGAGACGATCGCGCCCACCGCCGACATCGCCGACAAGATCTGCGCCCAGCACAAGTACCTGCAGGAGTTCTACTGCAAGCCCTGCCACATGTACGTGTGCTGGCTCTGCACCAGCAACAACCACAAGGGACACGACACCGTGTCCACACAGGCACAGCGCACAGAGaaacag AAAGAGTTGGAGGCGGCCCAAACGCAGAATCAGCAGCGGCtgcaggagagacagaaggagctGAAGGACATGAAGAAAGTAGTGGACACACTCACG cgcTCCTCTGATAAGGTGCAGGAGGACGTGGACCTGGTCCTGGGGGAGCTCCAGCAGTCGGTGCAGAAGCTGCTGGACCTGGTGGGGGAGGTGATGCTCTCGTCTGGGCAGGAGAAGATAGGCGAGGCCCAGGACGTGGTGCAGAAGCTGGAGGCCGAGGTGCGGCAGCTCAAGAAGAGGGAGACGGCCTCCAGAGACCTGATCCGCTCACAAGACAACATCTACTTCCTGCAG AAGTGTGATGCTCTGGTGTCCCCTGTGGAGGAGAGTGATttggggagtgtgagtgtgaacccAGACGTCACCTTCGACTGGGTCAAGGGCATCATCCGCGACCTCCGGGACAGAGTAGAGGTCATGTGCAACGTGGAGCTCAACAACGTCAACcagtcag TGTTTGATACGGAAGTTTTCACAGTGACAAAGAAAG ATGACAAGAAGGCAGCGTTCCTGAAAC TGTTCTCAGGGATCGGAAAACCAGCAAACGCCAGAG CTGCTCCAACCTTGCCATCAGTGAGTGTGCGAGGTCTAG GAAACGCCGGACGCCGCAGCTCAGAGGCTAGAACTCAAAACGAACcaagag GTAATGCCGGACGACGCAGCTCAGAGGCACAAAATGAACcaagag GTAACGCAGGACGACGCAGCTCAGAGGCTAGGACACAGAACGAACCaagag CGGGCAGAGGAGCTGGAACATCACCCCGTCCTACTCGACACAGACAAGCCACCGAGGACAGAGAAGAAG ATGACACCTGGAGTGTGAGTTCTCTGCAGAGACCAagaagagacgagagagagaccg CTAACACTTCACCACAGCCGCAGAGACGAGAGTCAAGACAACAAATAGAGTCCAGAGACcaag ATGACACGGAAATCagtgggcccacacacacatcatcatcatcacacactccGCAGAGACAAACACAGGATCAGT CTGACACTTGGAGCATCAGTTCAATGAGACTAAATTCACgacagaagaaagagacag TTGCTGCTCAGAACACCAGTTCAGCTCAGAATGGACAGCCACAAGAGAGAGCAg TTGATACGTGGAGTCTGAGTTCATTATTGCCCAAAGACAGGCGTAGGAGAGAGAGCCAGCAAAGTGAAAGAG GTGAACGCTGGAGCTTGAGCTCACTGCTGCCCAAAAACAGACGCAAACGAGAGGAGACAGGAACTG tGCGTGAACTCACCCCAGATgaccctccctcttcctcaggCTTAT GGGACGCCCAATCCACTCAAG tcaatcctGGTCTATTCCTGGACACTCCAACTCCAGGGACGATGACTTCACCAGGCTTCCCAGCTT TGAGGGAGATTGACCTCGACAGCATCCAAGCACCTGAGCCTCGCACCAGAGAGGACTTCCTGcagt acGCCTGTGtgctgacccttgacccctgctCGGCGCATCGTCGGCTGGTGCTGTCGGAGGGCAACTCCATGGCGACGCTGCAGCCCTCCCTCCAGGTGTGTGCCGACCGGCCGGAGCGCTTCGACGGCTGGacgcaggtggtgtgtgtggagccgcTGACCGCCGagcgctgctactgggaggtggagtggagggggCGTGGCTCGTCCCTGGGCGTGGCCTTGGCCTCCATGCCCCGCAAGGGGGCGGACTCTCGCTCGGGGCTGGGCTACAACGGCCAATCGTGGAGCCTGGAGCTGTCGGACATGTGCTGCGCCGCGCTGCACGCCAACCAGAAGCAGGAGGTGCCCGTCACCTACTCGCCGCGCGTGGGCATCTTCCTGGACCGGCCGGCGCGGACGCTGGCGTTCTACGGCGTGGACGAGGAGCTGGCGCCGCTGCACGCGTTCCGATCGCCCGCCCTGGCACAGCCGCTCTACGCCGCCTTCGGCGTCGGCTGCGGACTCGGCATCGGACTGGACTTCGCCAGCGGGCAGTTCAGCGCCCAGACGGACAGCATCAAGAT ATGCCCCATCTGA